From the genome of Desulfovibrio aminophilus DSM 12254:
TGCTTGGACAGACTCTACGGCTCGGTTCCGTGACATCCGCCCCGCACGCCGGGACATTCTTCGGATGGAGGAAGGACGATTATGCGAGAAGCAAGGTCGCAAGAGGAAAGGTACAAGCTCAACCACTACACATTCTGGCCGGGTTTCGTTCTCCTGCTCACGGGAATCGGGATGGGATTGGTGTACAATGAAGGGCTCGTCGGCATCCTGGCCCGCACGATGGACTGGATTCACGTGAACTTCGGCTGGCTGGAGGTCTCCCTCGGCATCATCATCGTCATGTTTACCGTGGGGATAGCCCTCTCACCCATCGGAGACATCCGCCTCGGCGGGAAAGACGCCAAGCCCGAGTTCACGTTTTGGCAGTGGTTCGCTCTCTCCCTCTGTGGCTGCATCGGCATCGGGATACTCTTCTGGGCCATGGGCGAACCCATCTTTCACATGATGCAGCCGCCCCTCAGCCTGCATATCGAGCCGGGATCCAAAGACGCTGGAGTTTTCGCCGTCGCGCAAACGACCTTGCATTGGACCATAGCGCAATATTGTTTTTATACAATTTGTGGCGTCGCCATCGCCCTGGTAAGTTACAATCGTAATTACCCATTATCTGTCGCTGCAGGCATGTACGCGATTTTTCCAACCAAGTATCGTCCTGTCTTGACAGCCGTCATCCATGCGATCTGTCTTTTTTCACTCTGTTGCGCGATCGCGACCAGCATGGGCGCAGGCCTCATGCAAATCGGCAGCGGAACTGGAATAATATTCGACTATACCCCAGGCCCCGTCACATGGGGCGTTTCTGCTGCGATCATCATTCCGATATACGTCATTTCATCTTATTCCGGATTACGCAAAGGTATGCGCATCCTCTCAACAGGGAACACAAGAGCTTTCTTCTTCTTGATGGCGCTGGTTCTTTTTTCCGGTCCAACCCTTTTCATTCTTGGAATTGGTGTCGAATCCTTCGGATATTTCGCGAACAATTTCTTCCGCAACAGCACCCTTCTCAACACGATGCAGATCAACGACAAATGGCCAATGCAATGGCTCGTTCCGTATATGGAGATATTTTTCATCTTCGCGCCGCTGCTCGGCCATTTCCTGGCGAGGATGGGAAAAGGAAGGACCATCCGCCAATTCATTCTCATAAATGTCATCCCGCCGACGATATTCTGCCACTTCTGGATTTCAATTTTCGGCGGAACGGCGGTTTTTTATCAGTGGAGCGGCCTGGTCGATGTCTGGTCCGGAATACAAAAATTCGGTCTTGAGTCAATGGTATACATTCTCTTTTCGCAATTCCCATTCAGCAAGGTTCTCATGTCCATCTTCGTTATAATAATCATCTTCTCATTCGCGACGATGACGGATTCCTTGGTGTCGACATTGGCGATCATATCGACAAAAGGAGTGCAGGCCGATGAAGAACCTCCCAGAAAATTGAAGATCATTTGGGGACTCGTCGTCGGATTGATCGCCTATGTCCTCTGCATATCTGGCGGGATAGAACCCGTGCGTGGGTTGATTTCCCTTGCCGGCTTCCCGATGATGATATTCACTTTCGCTCTGTGCATTTCCCTTGTAAAAGATGGCGTGCATTTACTCAGCAAACCTGACTGGCTGGACAAGGAGTCTGAAATTCGATAATATTTACTTTACGGTATTGAAAAAAGGAACACTTTTCAAGTTAGGTTCGACAAGGGTCGACGCCAGAAATCTTTTTCCGGGGTGACAATGCCACAGGATGACAAATATTATATGATGCTTTCTTTAGAAAAAGCTCTTTTCGTCGCGGAAACAATGGCGACAAAAAACAACTGGCAGTTGAAAACACTCAGCGCCGCCTGCTCTATCCCAAAAGGGACACTGCAACGGATTTTACGGACGTTTGAAGACCTGGGGTATGTCCGTCAAGTCGAGCGAGGTGGAGCCTACGCGTTGACTCTGAAGTTTTACAAGCTGGGCAAACAGATTGTTTCTCAAAGCAATATGACGGCCCTTCTTCAACCGATTTTACAAAAATTACGCGAAAAAGTTGATGAGACTGTAAATTTGAGTGTTCTCTCAGGCATAGAAATGGTTGTTGTTCACCAAAATACTTCTGGCCACGCACTGCAGATGGACTCGATTGTCGGAACATCTTTTCCGGCATATCTATCCGCATCTGGAAAAGTTTTCCTTGCCTTCTTGACCGAAGATGAATTGCGCAATTTCATTAAGGAATTGCGCCGTACAAATATAGATATAAATTCAGATAAAATAAATTTGATATACAAAGAAATTGAATCTACGCGGGAAAAAGGTATCGGCTTGGATTTTGAAGAACTTTTTAAAGGAATACGATGCATTGCCGCGCCTGTCTTTGATGACTCGGGGAAAATCATCGCCACAATAAGCTGCTCAGTCCCCACTGTGCGTTTGGACAGAGTCTTGGCTCATAAACTGCTTACGGAAATTCCCTTGGCCGCGGCGGAAGCCTCGAAAGTTTTCGAAGCGCCGACTCATGCATTCAATTTCAATCTTGATGAAGTGACTGAATTGCTCGTAGCGCCATAAAAAAAGGTAATTCCTAGCCTATTCGGACCAAAGTTTTGTCGATCTGCTTTATGGAAACAGACTTAACAAGCTTTATTAATTGCTTTTCAATGTCCTCATGACGGTGATTAAACCGAAAACAAATTTCACCCAGATAAAGGTGAAAGAATTTTCGCGGAACACCGCGAAACGGAGCCAACCAGGTCTTGGCGTAGGACCAAAAGCCTTCGATGCCGTTGATGTGGTCGCGGCCCTTGGGTCTGCCTTTCTCCTTGCGGATGACCACGTGCTCCCCGCGCATCCGCAGTGTGGCGTAAGCCTGCCAGTCATCGGTGTAGTACAATGATCCCGGCCGGGTGTGAGCCTGAATCTCGCCCATCACCGAAACCTTGTTGTGGGCCGCGATGGGCGAGGCCTTGACCATGCCGTTGCGCTTGATGATTCCGAAGACGATCACCTTACCCGCCGCGCCCCAGCCGCGCTTGCCGTGGCGGGAGCCGCCGAACGTGGATTCGTCGCACTCCAGCGCCCCTTCGAACGGTTCGCGCAATCCTTCGCGGTAGGCGCAGCAAGCGCGGAGCAGGCGGTAAAACCGCTCCTTCGCCGCGCTGCTGCCGTCCTCACGAAACCGCTGGCGGTACACCGGAACCCCGAAGGCGAACAACTCCACCAGGCGGCGTTTCGTGCTTTCCGGCAGGCGGCTGGAGCCCCACACCGAACGCCAGCTGTAGCGATGCCCACATCTCCGACACTTGAAACGGCCGTCGGACAGACTGTACGCCCAGACCCCATCACATTGAGGGCAACTTCTCATGGCCAGACTCCCATATCACAGGTC
Proteins encoded in this window:
- a CDS encoding BCCT family transporter — its product is MREARSQEERYKLNHYTFWPGFVLLLTGIGMGLVYNEGLVGILARTMDWIHVNFGWLEVSLGIIIVMFTVGIALSPIGDIRLGGKDAKPEFTFWQWFALSLCGCIGIGILFWAMGEPIFHMMQPPLSLHIEPGSKDAGVFAVAQTTLHWTIAQYCFYTICGVAIALVSYNRNYPLSVAAGMYAIFPTKYRPVLTAVIHAICLFSLCCAIATSMGAGLMQIGSGTGIIFDYTPGPVTWGVSAAIIIPIYVISSYSGLRKGMRILSTGNTRAFFFLMALVLFSGPTLFILGIGVESFGYFANNFFRNSTLLNTMQINDKWPMQWLVPYMEIFFIFAPLLGHFLARMGKGRTIRQFILINVIPPTIFCHFWISIFGGTAVFYQWSGLVDVWSGIQKFGLESMVYILFSQFPFSKVLMSIFVIIIIFSFATMTDSLVSTLAIISTKGVQADEEPPRKLKIIWGLVVGLIAYVLCISGGIEPVRGLISLAGFPMMIFTFALCISLVKDGVHLLSKPDWLDKESEIR
- a CDS encoding IclR family transcriptional regulator, which produces MPQDDKYYMMLSLEKALFVAETMATKNNWQLKTLSAACSIPKGTLQRILRTFEDLGYVRQVERGGAYALTLKFYKLGKQIVSQSNMTALLQPILQKLREKVDETVNLSVLSGIEMVVVHQNTSGHALQMDSIVGTSFPAYLSASGKVFLAFLTEDELRNFIKELRRTNIDINSDKINLIYKEIESTREKGIGLDFEELFKGIRCIAAPVFDDSGKIIATISCSVPTVRLDRVLAHKLLTEIPLAAAEASKVFEAPTHAFNFNLDEVTELLVAP
- a CDS encoding IS1595 family transposase encodes the protein MELFAFGVPVYRQRFREDGSSAAKERFYRLLRACCAYREGLREPFEGALECDESTFGGSRHGKRGWGAAGKVIVFGIIKRNGMVKASPIAAHNKVSVMGEIQAHTRPGSLYYTDDWQAYATLRMRGEHVVIRKEKGRPKGRDHINGIEGFWSYAKTWLAPFRGVPRKFFHLYLGEICFRFNHRHEDIEKQLIKLVKSVSIKQIDKTLVRIG